One genomic region from Pyrobaculum islandicum DSM 4184 encodes:
- the cc1 gene encoding DNA-binding protein CC1, whose protein sequence is MTKQKLKFYDIKAKQAFETDQYEVVEKQTARGPMLFAVAKSPYTGIKVYRLIGKKK, encoded by the coding sequence ATGACAAAGCAAAAGTTGAAGTTCTACGATATTAAGGCGAAGCAGGCGTTTGAGACTGATCAGTATGAGGTTGTTGAGAAGCAGACTGCCCGCGGGCCGATGTTATTTGCAGTAGCAAAATCCCCATACACAGGAATAAAAGTCTACAGACTAATCGGCAAAAAGAAATAA
- a CDS encoding PaREP1 family protein: MVSTEFLERPLPKPTDEGYITARLLEALVEAGLALEFLRRGLVRNAAGKAFQAWRAYMAALMRLEFEKLKAVAKSEEERRWLKSTAVPRLPTTKMKKLSQMLEDVGHVGLSFVVDKALDLHDYQYHGPDPDGALSKYTSREEAARDVVALLRELARQVEALKTRVKWGEDLERALEEVKRGLK, from the coding sequence ATGGTGTCTACCGAGTTTTTAGAGAGGCCTCTGCCTAAGCCTACCGACGAGGGGTACATTACGGCGCGTCTTCTTGAGGCTCTTGTGGAGGCTGGGCTTGCGCTGGAGTTCCTACGGCGTGGTCTTGTGAGGAATGCGGCTGGGAAGGCCTTTCAGGCGTGGAGGGCGTATATGGCGGCCCTCATGAGGCTTGAGTTCGAGAAGCTAAAGGCCGTAGCCAAGAGCGAGGAGGAGAGGCGCTGGCTGAAGTCCACGGCAGTCCCCCGCCTCCCCACAACCAAGATGAAGAAGCTCTCACAGATGCTCGAAGACGTGGGGCATGTCGGCTTGTCTTTTGTTGTGGACAAGGCTCTTGATCTCCACGACTATCAGTACCACGGGCCGGACCCAGACGGCGCCCTCTCGAAGTACACGTCTAGGGAGGAGGCGGCGAGAGACGTTGTGGCGCTGTTGCGCGAGCTGGCCAGGCAGGTGGAAGCCCTGAAGACAAGGGTCAAGTGGGGAGAGGACTTGGAAAGGGCTTTGGAGGAGGTAAAGAGGGGTCTTAAATAG
- a CDS encoding DUF6036 family nucleotidyltransferase — protein sequence MSELRLPPSVKRVVEICRSMGFKVFLIGARALEFYGVVRHTADWDLAIDQPFTVEVRDRLTEALRGAGYTVQWRKWGLYVDAAGVHIDINYAPLILDNDFISRCREVGGVFIPSPEDLVILKLASGERKDVEDLKRLLRLPLDLSYLKKRALQAGLDKELQKIWQRVHGTRL from the coding sequence TGCCGCCCAGCGTCAAGAGGGTCGTGGAGATATGCCGCTCCATGGGGTTTAAGGTATTTCTAATTGGGGCCCGGGCTTTGGAGTTCTACGGCGTGGTGAGGCACACAGCCGATTGGGACTTGGCTATAGATCAACCGTTTACTGTAGAGGTGAGGGATAGGCTCACTGAAGCGTTGAGGGGGGCTGGCTACACTGTGCAGTGGAGGAAGTGGGGGCTGTACGTCGACGCAGCGGGCGTCCATATAGACATAAATTACGCGCCCCTTATACTAGACAACGACTTTATTTCTAGGTGTAGAGAGGTAGGGGGCGTCTTTATCCCATCCCCAGAGGATCTAGTTATCTTAAAGCTTGCCAGCGGCGAACGAAAAGACGTAGAGGACTTAAAGAGGCTTCTCAGACTGCCGCTCGACTTATCTTACCTCAAAAAGAGGGCTCTCCAGGCGGGCCTGGATAAGGAGCTACAGAAGATTTGGCAGAGGGTGCATGGTACTCGCCTTTAG
- a CDS encoding 3-hydroxyacyl-CoA dehydrogenase/enoyl-CoA hydratase family protein: MPKVAVIGAGTMGHGIAELFAMAGYEVALVDVADEYLKRALQNIEWSLKKLAEKGQLKEDPSAVLSRIRPVVGDVCSAVVGVELMVEAVVEDIEVKKRVFAEADRCAPPEAILATNTSSLPITEIAEAVKPERKTKVVGMHFFNPPVLMPLVEVIKGQYTSDETVKKVAEYAQKLGKQTVVVNRDVPGFIVNRILARVNEAACWMVARGEATIQEVDSALIYKAGLPMGAFILMDYTGIDVICFIGDAMLKRGFKSHPCPLILEKCQQKKYGVKSGEGFYKYPAPGKFQWPEVPKSAGDRIDIVYILAPAINEAAYLLREGIATREDIDKAVRLGLNWPKGPLEYADEIGIDTIVKTLEEWRQKTGFEEYEPDPLLKEMAAKGKLGKKTGEGFYTYVKAEEKKLETLIVRYEPGIAWIILNRPERLNAINPKMIEELWKVLDEIEQMDYDKVRVVIITGAGRAFSAGADVTSFMGATPITIFKISRKLQMLFERIELLDRPVICGLNGYTLGGGLELAMSCDFRIAAETAELGQPEINLGFIPGAGGTQRLPRLIGRDRAKELIFTGDRIPAREAERLGLVNKVVPPDKLEQELRAFANKLAEKPPLALAMAKYAINFGIEVPIWAATLLEATQFGILFSTEDVIEGVSSFLQKKKPQFKGR, encoded by the coding sequence ATGCCCAAAGTTGCAGTAATCGGGGCTGGCACAATGGGCCACGGCATTGCTGAACTTTTTGCTATGGCGGGTTACGAAGTGGCGCTTGTAGATGTTGCTGACGAATACCTAAAGCGCGCGCTCCAAAATATAGAGTGGTCTCTTAAGAAGCTAGCAGAGAAGGGCCAGTTGAAGGAAGACCCCTCGGCTGTGCTCTCTCGTATTAGGCCTGTTGTTGGTGATGTGTGTAGTGCGGTTGTTGGTGTTGAGCTTATGGTTGAGGCTGTGGTAGAGGATATTGAAGTTAAGAAGAGAGTTTTTGCCGAAGCTGACCGTTGCGCGCCGCCAGAGGCAATACTAGCCACAAACACATCTTCACTACCAATAACAGAAATCGCAGAAGCAGTAAAACCAGAGAGAAAAACAAAAGTCGTAGGAATGCACTTCTTCAACCCACCAGTACTAATGCCGCTAGTAGAAGTGATCAAAGGGCAATACACCAGTGACGAAACTGTAAAGAAGGTGGCAGAATACGCGCAGAAGCTTGGTAAACAAACTGTAGTGGTAAATAGAGACGTCCCTGGTTTTATAGTAAATAGAATACTAGCGAGAGTAAACGAGGCGGCGTGTTGGATGGTTGCCCGTGGCGAGGCTACAATACAGGAGGTGGACTCTGCGTTGATATATAAGGCTGGGCTTCCCATGGGCGCCTTTATTCTTATGGATTACACAGGGATTGATGTAATCTGTTTCATAGGCGACGCCATGTTAAAACGTGGTTTCAAATCTCATCCATGTCCACTTATTCTTGAGAAGTGTCAACAGAAGAAGTATGGCGTTAAGTCGGGAGAGGGCTTTTATAAATATCCAGCCCCAGGCAAGTTCCAATGGCCCGAGGTGCCGAAATCAGCAGGCGATAGAATAGATATAGTATATATACTCGCTCCCGCCATAAATGAGGCTGCTTATCTTCTTAGAGAGGGTATTGCTACGAGAGAGGATATTGACAAGGCTGTGAGACTTGGCTTAAACTGGCCTAAAGGGCCTCTAGAATATGCAGACGAAATAGGAATAGACACAATAGTCAAGACGCTAGAAGAGTGGAGACAGAAGACGGGATTTGAGGAGTACGAGCCAGACCCGTTGTTGAAAGAAATGGCCGCCAAGGGTAAGCTTGGTAAGAAGACTGGGGAGGGCTTCTATACATATGTGAAGGCTGAAGAGAAGAAATTAGAGACTCTCATCGTGAGATACGAGCCCGGCATCGCCTGGATTATTCTCAATAGGCCTGAACGCCTCAACGCCATAAACCCAAAAATGATCGAAGAGCTGTGGAAAGTTCTTGACGAAATTGAACAGATGGATTACGACAAGGTGAGAGTTGTAATTATCACAGGCGCTGGGAGGGCCTTCTCCGCCGGCGCAGACGTCACAAGTTTTATGGGCGCCACGCCTATAACAATATTCAAAATATCTCGGAAGTTACAAATGCTCTTTGAGAGAATAGAGCTTTTAGACAGGCCGGTAATATGTGGCTTAAATGGGTATACCCTAGGCGGAGGTCTAGAGCTTGCTATGTCTTGTGATTTTAGAATAGCGGCTGAAACAGCAGAGTTAGGCCAGCCAGAGATAAACCTTGGGTTTATCCCAGGCGCCGGGGGAACGCAGAGATTGCCCAGGCTAATTGGGAGAGATAGAGCTAAGGAGCTTATATTCACCGGCGATAGAATTCCGGCGAGAGAGGCAGAGAGACTAGGCCTTGTAAATAAAGTGGTGCCGCCGGACAAACTAGAACAAGAACTCAGGGCGTTTGCCAACAAGCTTGCTGAAAAACCGCCTCTCGCCCTCGCCATGGCGAAATATGCAATAAACTTCGGCATCGAAGTCCCAATATGGGCCGCGACGTTGCTAGAGGCTACACAATTTGGCATACTATTCAGCACAGAAGACGTCATAGAAGGCGTTTCTTCATTTCTACAGAAGAAAAAGCCACAGTTTAAAGGCCGGTAG
- a CDS encoding mechanosensitive ion channel family protein, translating to MRKNKIVVLALSKLILIGIVAVNIYYAAKVLLPLFGIGLSQEQLDLLKSVIILFAGATGVNVAGNAVILYFRETLREKAFAIGNVLKIVGIIAVVLYVASFSKLGAELALLGGTVTGLVLGLALQPVLGNLFAGIIILTTRFVEVGDTVRIAASQIPYYIAFLPSYKYFSPDYVVPGFKGRVAEIGLMYTTLLLDTGYELRVPNMILLSSGIVDYTPKWSERQVVFVRVELPLSVIDIDKLEEEVREVLRGFNIVAIDFTEQSDKDYVIIRVKLEIPQGENWRNVKSEALKRLLKYRNEKITANLDKYLCLTRGILCDKYINKLATDVSSS from the coding sequence GTGAGAAAAAATAAAATAGTCGTACTAGCTCTTTCTAAACTTATACTAATCGGCATAGTAGCGGTAAATATCTACTACGCCGCCAAGGTACTACTCCCTCTCTTTGGGATAGGACTGAGCCAAGAGCAGTTAGATCTCCTAAAGTCTGTTATAATTCTCTTCGCAGGAGCCACAGGAGTTAACGTAGCCGGCAATGCGGTAATTCTATACTTTAGAGAAACTCTGAGAGAAAAGGCGTTTGCAATTGGTAATGTTTTAAAAATCGTCGGCATAATAGCAGTAGTCCTTTACGTAGCATCTTTCTCCAAGCTGGGCGCAGAGTTGGCTCTACTCGGCGGCACAGTCACTGGTTTAGTTCTCGGCTTAGCGTTACAGCCGGTCTTGGGAAACCTCTTTGCGGGTATTATCATATTAACAACCCGGTTTGTAGAGGTAGGAGATACAGTGAGGATAGCTGCATCACAAATACCATATTACATTGCTTTTCTCCCGTCCTATAAGTATTTCTCTCCTGACTACGTGGTGCCCGGCTTTAAAGGCAGAGTGGCAGAAATAGGCTTGATGTATACCACATTGCTCCTAGACACAGGATATGAGCTACGGGTGCCAAATATGATTCTCCTAAGCTCCGGCATTGTGGACTACACGCCGAAGTGGAGCGAGCGGCAGGTTGTATTTGTGAGAGTTGAGCTACCTCTCTCGGTTATTGATATAGATAAGCTAGAGGAGGAGGTGAGAGAGGTTTTAAGAGGTTTCAATATAGTTGCGATAGATTTTACAGAACAAAGCGATAAAGACTACGTCATTATTAGAGTAAAGCTCGAGATACCCCAAGGCGAAAACTGGAGAAACGTCAAAAGCGAGGCTCTTAAACGTCTTTTAAAATACCGCAATGAGAAAATTACTGCAAACCTTGACAAATATCTATGTCTAACCAGGGGGATTCTCTGTGATAAGTACATAAATAAATTGGCTACCGACGTCTCGTCTTCTTAA
- a CDS encoding acyl-CoA dehydrogenase family protein — protein MVFPLDSIQDFSVVLTPEHEMFRKAVREFVEREVAPRAMEIEEKDEVPRDLLKKIAEQGFFGIGIPEKYGGQGGDHRMAAIMSEEFCRVLPGLSVYFGTNELFITPIMLFGSEEQRQKYIPPIAKGEKFGAFAVTEPCCGSDVAGIQTRAEKVGNKWVINGRKAFISSSDIADYFIVLARTYPPPDKKLRYLGLTFFIVERDTPGFKVEQCYHKMGLHGDHACELVFENVEVPDENRVGEEGMGFLYAMETFDRTRIGVAAQAVGMAQGAFEKAFQYVHQRQAFGVPIAYFQAIQFSLVEMMAKIFTARLLTYLAAKLADENRKEFTFVASLAKFYATEVAEEVISEAINLHGGVGVIRETGVERFLRDVKITQIYEGANNIQKLVAYRQLIRILREKGQIPEEVAKLVT, from the coding sequence ATGGTGTTCCCACTAGATTCGATACAAGACTTCTCTGTTGTGTTAACTCCAGAACACGAGATGTTTAGAAAAGCAGTGAGAGAGTTTGTAGAGAGAGAGGTTGCGCCTAGGGCTATGGAGATAGAGGAGAAGGACGAGGTGCCCCGCGATCTCTTGAAAAAGATAGCCGAGCAGGGGTTCTTTGGAATTGGAATTCCCGAGAAATATGGAGGCCAAGGGGGAGACCATAGGATGGCCGCTATTATGTCTGAAGAATTCTGCCGGGTGTTGCCCGGCCTCAGCGTATACTTTGGCACTAACGAGCTGTTTATAACGCCTATAATGTTGTTTGGGTCTGAGGAGCAGAGACAGAAATACATCCCGCCGATTGCAAAGGGAGAGAAATTTGGCGCATTTGCGGTGACAGAGCCTTGTTGTGGCTCTGACGTAGCTGGCATACAGACGAGAGCTGAGAAAGTCGGCAATAAATGGGTTATAAACGGCAGAAAGGCGTTTATAAGTAGCTCAGACATAGCCGACTACTTTATTGTGTTGGCGCGTACCTATCCGCCGCCTGATAAAAAACTTAGGTATCTAGGTTTGACGTTTTTCATTGTGGAGAGAGATACGCCGGGCTTTAAAGTAGAGCAGTGTTACCATAAGATGGGCCTCCACGGCGACCACGCCTGTGAGCTTGTGTTTGAAAATGTGGAGGTGCCAGACGAAAATAGAGTGGGGGAGGAGGGCATGGGCTTTCTCTATGCGATGGAGACTTTTGACAGGACGAGAATAGGCGTTGCAGCGCAGGCGGTCGGCATGGCGCAGGGCGCTTTTGAAAAAGCTTTTCAATATGTCCACCAGAGACAGGCGTTTGGCGTGCCAATTGCCTACTTCCAGGCGATACAGTTTAGCCTAGTGGAGATGATGGCTAAGATCTTTACAGCTCGGCTTCTGACGTATTTAGCTGCAAAACTAGCCGACGAGAATAGAAAAGAGTTTACCTTCGTCGCCTCTCTTGCGAAATTCTACGCCACCGAGGTGGCAGAGGAGGTGATTTCAGAGGCTATAAATCTACACGGCGGCGTGGGAGTTATTAGAGAGACAGGCGTCGAGCGCTTCCTTAGAGATGTAAAAATTACACAGATATACGAAGGCGCAAATAACATACAGAAACTAGTGGCGTATCGTCAGTTGATAAGGATATTAAGAGAGAAGGGCCAGATACCAGAGGAAGTGGCCAAGTTGGTAACCTAA
- a CDS encoding thermonuclease family protein, whose translation MCLGGEISTSRLTSPLFSDLAINATVVVVEMPDVDAQRVAVWRAIDGDTVETSVGRVRLVGYDAWEWDEPHGPEARYFLIGLCGGTDYLDVDDLEPRDRYGRILGYLWCGRVFEVGGIYYTAYASVQKAFLLVRPDLVKRPLYIPPDEHPYWRWLKHFTVAFDRVDREDKTTRPPRAIKLLTP comes from the coding sequence GTGTGTTTGGGCGGGGAGATCTCAACCTCTCGTCTCACATCACCTCTTTTTTCAGACCTGGCGATCAATGCGACTGTCGTCGTTGTTGAGATGCCAGACGTAGATGCGCAAAGAGTTGCCGTGTGGAGAGCAATTGATGGCGATACTGTGGAAACGTCCGTGGGCAGAGTTAGGCTTGTGGGTTACGACGCTTGGGAGTGGGACGAGCCGCACGGCCCAGAGGCCAGATATTTCCTCATCGGTTTGTGCGGTGGCACAGATTACTTAGACGTAGACGACCTAGAGCCGAGAGATAGATATGGGCGTATACTTGGCTACCTCTGGTGTGGCCGCGTCTTTGAGGTCGGCGGCATCTACTACACGGCGTATGCCTCTGTACAGAAGGCTTTTCTACTCGTAAGACCTGACCTCGTGAAGAGACCGCTCTACATCCCGCCAGATGAGCACCCATATTGGCGCTGGCTCAAGCACTTTACCGTCGCCTTTGATCGAGTTGATAGAGAAGACAAAACAACTCGTCCACCCCGAGCCATCAAACTTTTAACCCCCTAA
- a CDS encoding M42 family metallopeptidase, producing MEEFISLLKKLSEARGPSGFEDEVRELVIKEMEPYVDEVTVDRWGNVIGVKRGSSSYRAMVAAHMDEIGLVVDHIDKEGFLRFRPIGGWNEVTLLGQRVWVKTLDGRWVRGVIGVMPPHVTPSGKEREAPEMKDLYIDVGARNREEVEKMGLSVGSVAVLDREFAILNERVVTGKAFDDRVGLAVMLYTLRQLGDLPATLYAVATVQEEVGLRGAQIAAERINPHYAIALDTTIAADVPGVGERLHVTKVGAGPAIKVIDGGRGGLFIAHPGLRDHIVRIAREAGIPHQLEVLYGGTTDAMAIAFRREGVPAAAISIPTRYVHSPVELVDLSDALNASKLLKNVLEKTPPDIIDKFLDRRVK from the coding sequence ATGGAAGAGTTTATATCGTTGTTGAAAAAACTTTCGGAGGCGAGAGGCCCTTCGGGTTTTGAAGATGAAGTTCGAGAGCTCGTGATTAAAGAAATGGAGCCGTATGTAGATGAAGTAACAGTAGATAGATGGGGGAATGTAATAGGTGTCAAAAGGGGTTCTTCTAGCTACCGCGCTATGGTGGCGGCACATATGGACGAGATTGGGCTTGTCGTTGACCACATAGATAAGGAGGGCTTCCTAAGGTTTAGGCCTATCGGCGGTTGGAACGAGGTAACTCTCCTCGGCCAGCGGGTTTGGGTTAAAACTCTAGACGGTAGGTGGGTTAGGGGGGTTATCGGCGTTATGCCGCCGCACGTCACTCCGTCTGGTAAAGAGAGGGAGGCCCCCGAGATGAAAGATCTCTACATAGACGTGGGGGCTAGAAACAGAGAGGAGGTCGAAAAGATGGGACTTTCTGTAGGGTCTGTAGCAGTTTTAGACAGAGAGTTCGCCATTCTTAACGAAAGGGTTGTCACTGGAAAGGCTTTTGACGATAGAGTAGGCTTGGCTGTTATGCTCTATACTCTGAGACAACTCGGCGATCTCCCCGCGACTCTATACGCCGTGGCGACAGTACAAGAAGAGGTAGGGCTTCGCGGTGCGCAAATCGCCGCCGAGAGAATTAACCCTCATTACGCCATCGCCTTAGACACCACCATAGCGGCCGACGTGCCTGGCGTAGGCGAGAGACTACATGTGACAAAGGTGGGGGCGGGGCCCGCTATAAAGGTCATCGACGGCGGACGCGGGGGTCTCTTCATAGCTCACCCAGGTCTCAGAGACCACATTGTGAGAATCGCCAGAGAGGCCGGCATCCCGCACCAGCTAGAGGTTCTATATGGCGGCACTACAGACGCCATGGCTATAGCCTTTAGGCGCGAGGGCGTGCCCGCCGCCGCTATCTCTATCCCAACTCGCTATGTCCACTCGCCTGTAGAGCTAGTAGATCTGTCAGACGCGTTGAACGCCTCTAAACTGTTAAAAAACGTTCTAGAGAAAACGCCGCCTGACATAATAGACAAATTCCTAGATAGGAGAGTAAAGTGA
- a CDS encoding ArsR/SmtB family transcription factor, which yields MIDIVLGSPTKIKIILTLWRYGEMNVSELVRRMGSAQRATVGQLEQLVRYGVVEVRYIGRIKLYKLSRDPAIQHLAEVLATVDQALADTTH from the coding sequence GTGATTGATATTGTTTTAGGCTCTCCGACAAAGATAAAGATAATTCTAACCTTGTGGCGCTATGGCGAGATGAATGTATCAGAGCTTGTAAGACGTATGGGGTCTGCCCAGAGAGCTACTGTAGGACAATTAGAGCAATTAGTCCGCTACGGCGTTGTCGAAGTTAGATACATTGGTAGGATTAAGCTTTATAAACTATCTCGCGACCCCGCTATACAACATTTGGCAGAAGTTCTCGCAACTGTTGACCAAGCGCTTGCAGATACTACACACTAG
- a CDS encoding long-chain-fatty-acid--CoA ligase, producing the protein MSDTYEVFEKYVKNKPWVKNYDEGVPADVEIKPSPLFTYLDKQVTENGQVVAYIYFGNKVPYKTVGEHSDRVAAALKEWGIGKGDVVALYMPNTPVFPIVYYGALKLGAVVTPMNPMYTPREVAWQAKDAGARVLFTVDVLYKNVEEAVKMYQLEKVVVAEITEYMPSLIKPLAKMKLKPPKIQYSSRVVPYREVLSHSPTSYRANINPLEDLAALMYTGGTTGLPKGAEITHGNISSNLQQLKPLYDVVRRKRGVNRLVIMGLLPWYHIYGQVTVMHYGIFDGATVVVMPRPDIDQLMKLIQKYNVHVLHGVPTLYNMINNHPKVGKYNLKSLAFCISGAAPLPVEVAKRFEQITGAVLREGYGLTETAVVTHLNPLYGKAKVGSIGLPIPSTYAAIADPDKPELLPPNQVGEIVISGPQVFKGYHNRPEENAQAFFQCCGLRWFRTGDMGYMDEEGYFYVVDRKKDMIKYKGYSVFSREIEEVLYQHPCVKEAAVIGVPHPEAGEIPKAFIVLKEECKGKVTPEDIIKWTEDKLAHYKRPRVVEFRDELPKSAVGKILKRELKAEELKKLQKVST; encoded by the coding sequence ATGTCAGATACATATGAGGTATTTGAGAAATATGTTAAAAACAAACCATGGGTAAAAAACTACGACGAGGGGGTGCCGGCTGATGTTGAAATTAAGCCATCTCCCCTCTTTACATACCTAGATAAACAAGTAACTGAAAACGGGCAGGTAGTCGCATATATATACTTCGGCAACAAAGTGCCTTATAAGACCGTAGGCGAGCACAGCGATAGAGTAGCCGCGGCTTTAAAAGAGTGGGGCATTGGCAAAGGCGATGTAGTAGCGCTTTATATGCCGAACACCCCCGTCTTTCCCATAGTCTACTACGGAGCGTTAAAACTCGGCGCAGTAGTGACGCCGATGAATCCAATGTATACGCCGCGGGAGGTCGCTTGGCAAGCTAAAGACGCAGGCGCCAGAGTTCTATTTACTGTAGATGTGTTATACAAAAACGTTGAAGAGGCAGTTAAGATGTATCAACTTGAGAAAGTCGTTGTAGCCGAAATCACAGAGTATATGCCCAGCTTAATAAAGCCCCTAGCCAAGATGAAGCTTAAGCCGCCGAAGATTCAATACTCCAGCCGGGTTGTGCCATATAGAGAAGTCTTAAGCCACAGCCCGACGTCTTACCGCGCCAACATAAACCCGCTGGAGGATCTCGCGGCGTTGATGTATACCGGCGGCACAACTGGCCTGCCCAAGGGGGCGGAGATCACCCATGGCAATATATCGTCAAATTTACAACAGCTAAAGCCGCTATATGACGTAGTTAGACGAAAGAGGGGAGTCAACAGGCTGGTGATTATGGGTCTTCTGCCGTGGTACCACATATATGGACAAGTCACTGTGATGCATTACGGTATTTTCGACGGCGCGACTGTAGTGGTGATGCCTAGACCTGATATTGATCAACTCATGAAGCTAATACAAAAGTACAACGTCCATGTGTTACACGGCGTGCCGACGCTCTACAACATGATTAACAACCATCCAAAGGTCGGTAAATACAACTTGAAAAGCCTTGCCTTTTGTATATCTGGCGCGGCGCCTTTACCCGTAGAGGTTGCCAAGCGGTTTGAACAAATAACTGGCGCCGTGTTGAGAGAGGGGTATGGCCTAACGGAGACGGCCGTGGTGACACATCTCAACCCGCTCTATGGCAAGGCGAAGGTAGGCTCCATAGGCCTCCCCATACCAAGCACCTACGCCGCTATTGCAGACCCCGACAAACCAGAGCTTCTCCCGCCTAATCAAGTCGGCGAAATTGTAATATCGGGGCCGCAAGTCTTTAAAGGCTATCACAATAGGCCTGAGGAAAACGCCCAGGCATTCTTCCAGTGTTGTGGACTACGTTGGTTTAGGACGGGAGATATGGGGTATATGGATGAGGAGGGGTACTTCTATGTAGTCGATAGAAAAAAAGACATGATTAAGTACAAGGGCTACTCGGTATTTAGCAGAGAAATTGAAGAAGTGTTGTATCAACACCCCTGTGTGAAAGAGGCGGCGGTCATAGGCGTGCCACATCCAGAAGCTGGAGAGATACCAAAGGCCTTCATAGTGTTGAAAGAGGAGTGTAAAGGCAAGGTCACTCCCGAAGATATCATTAAGTGGACTGAAGATAAGTTAGCCCATTATAAAAGACCGCGTGTTGTTGAGTTTAGAGACGAGTTGCCTAAGTCTGCAGTGGGCAAGATCTTAAAACGCGAACTTAAAGCTGAAGAATTGAAAAAATTGCAAAAAGTCTCCACCTAA
- a CDS encoding NUDIX hydrolase encodes MEEVIYRGRKFVLVKRARRVGGRIVWGEYLVHPGAVAVLAIDGGKVLLVKQFRGALGQWTLEVPAGTLELGEDPLEAAVREMIEETGYRPLKLEHLIDFYPTPGVSNELIKIYYTNALEYVGVGARDPGEVDMEVVKVEPIELLRMIDGGEIKDGKTIVAALTAWRRGLLHSDSPL; translated from the coding sequence ATGGAGGAGGTGATCTATAGGGGGAGGAAGTTTGTGCTTGTGAAAAGGGCTAGGCGGGTCGGCGGCCGCATTGTATGGGGCGAGTACCTCGTCCACCCGGGGGCGGTCGCGGTGTTGGCTATCGACGGCGGCAAGGTGCTGTTAGTTAAACAGTTCCGGGGGGCGTTGGGCCAGTGGACGCTGGAGGTGCCCGCGGGGACGCTGGAGCTGGGGGAAGACCCGCTAGAGGCCGCCGTGAGAGAAATGATAGAGGAAACTGGCTACAGACCGCTGAAGTTAGAACACCTAATAGACTTCTACCCAACACCAGGCGTGTCTAACGAGCTGATAAAAATCTACTACACAAACGCCCTAGAGTACGTCGGCGTCGGCGCACGCGACCCAGGGGAGGTAGATATGGAAGTTGTAAAAGTGGAACCAATCGAGCTATTGCGTATGATAGACGGCGGAGAGATAAAAGACGGGAAGACAATAGTTGCGGCACTCACCGCCTGGAGAAGAGGGCTACTCCACTCTGACTCCCCTTTGTGA